TGAGTTCATGTTCATCATCAGTTCATGCATGgtccatacggccacatatatataTGTAGTAGTCCATATTTTGGTTGAGGTGCAATTGCAGATCCGGCCAGGGCATGGCCGTGCGTGCGTGCACTTGCTTTTCCGTTTATGTGTGGCCCCAGGGGGCCAAGAACATGACCCTCCGGATGGGGTCCTCGGCGGCGGCCAAGCCCCGGCAGTCGGCGCCGCCGTGGGCCGGCTGCGCCGCCGGCTCGGCCGTCACAGCCGAGGAGGCCGCCGGCGGCCTCGCGGCGCCGTGGCCGCCGGTGCCCGTGGTGCCCGCGGCGGGTGCCCACCGGAGCTTGTCACGGAGGGCCTGCTTGACCTCGTGAGCCCACGAGGCGCCGGCGGCGGCCTCCCCGGTGAAGTGAGGGGGCTTCATGGCAGACAGAGAGGAGGAACGAAGAAGGCAGAGAAGGCTTCGCCGCTGCTTGTGCGTGTGCAggccgggagggagagggagagcggtGGTAGATTTCTCTCCACAAGGCTTCGCCCAGGGGCGGCATTTATAGGCGGAAAAGAGGCGCCACTCCACTCGCTGAGCTAAAAAATGAAGATGCAAATTCGAACCCTAATAGCTACACGCACTATATATGTATATTGTATGTGAAGCTTTGATTTGGTTTTTGGTGGTGATTGTTAATTAGGGCTTAAGTAGGTGTCAGCGGGGGGCGTTGTTAATTAACCAAGGTGAAGGTTGTTGCCCGATTGCTCTTGGTGGCCTCTTGAGAAATGGATATTTTTTCTTCGTCCTGGCAAGTGGATATTTTCTTTGTGATGCTTTATTAAAAGGTAAAAAAATGTTGTCCGTTTGGGTCCCACACCGTGTCTCCCACTATATATAGTCTCCGTGATTTTGATATTGTCGTGTCCTTTTTGTTCAGTTTTTCCCCGCTGATCCATAGTTGCACGCAGGAGAGCGAGGTAGTcctagtttttttaaaaaaaaatagacaatcgaagtcgctcacatacactcatccctatgaatgaACGCATATTCTATCCCCTATGAGCAGCTCCGAGAGATTGATCTGGCACATCATCTTGAAATTACAAAGTCGCCACAGACACCTTAGTAGTCAGCAGGAACATCTCCTCCCGCTGAACACACATCGCCGAAAAGCCTGGAAATGCAGGAAAATGGGAGCATTAATATTAAGTCTGGGACTTGAACTCTTAATTGGTGCTCGCAATTGCGTGAAGTTCCATCAACACAGACGCAAATGACATGAACATGAAACATGTTCCCAAAAACAATACCTGAATTTTCTGACTTTTTTTAAAGCTTATAATCTTAAAGTCCCATTCCAGTCCGTCACAAAGCTTCTTCTTAATTGGTGCTCGCAATTGCGTGAAGTTCCATCAACACAGACAcgcaaacaacatgaacataaaacATGTTCCCAAAGACAATATCTGAATTTCCTGATTTTTTTAAAGCTTATATAAACTTAAAGTCCCTTTCCTGTCCGTCGCAAAGCTTCTTTTCAATTCCTTCTTCTTGTGAGGACCTCCGACTGAGTTGCCGAGACACAAGCACAAATGAAAGAAGAGGATGAAAACTCATTTGTTTTAAAACAAATAAAAAGGGCAAAGTGAGTAAAGATTTTTTGTGGTTTCTTTCCCTCTCCGTGGTGACTTATTTTTTCTATAAACATCGCTTCATTATTAGCTCAAAATGCTCTAAattttactccctctgtcccagaatAAGTGACTCAATCTTATACTAGCTTTAGTACAAAATTAATACAAAATCAAATCATttattttaaaacggagggagtagatggttaGCACCCTTCAGGAATAATATAGGCATGCAAGGTATGGAGCGAGGGGTGCAATTATTTGACGCCCGTCGTGCTGTCCACCATGCAGCACGCAGGTGCCcgccagctgcctgcctacctgctACGTATTATTCCATTTTTTTAGTTGCCTACGTGCTATTATTCCGAAAGCTTATAAAAGTGAAAAATCCCTACGTGCAACAGCCTGCCCCTATGGACGACACGATGGTGGCCATCGCTCTCATGGGCCCGCCATCTGGCAAATATTCCAAAAACTGGTGGGACCCGCCGGTCACTCTCACTCAGCCATggtgtattgtttatctcattgaaTTATTTAAAATGCAAGGTATGCTATGTGAATCTTCTGTGACATGTATATATTTTTTTCATGAGAAAAGGGAATATATTGAGCACCTATCACATCACCGAGCCCTGCCAACAGGCGGTTTGGCTTTGCCACACCAGATGTATGAGTATTGGTTGGTATGTTGTCGATTCAGATAAATAGTCATTTTTAGTAATACTGTTCATAAATTGCATTCTTTTTACCACAAATAAAATTCTTCCATACAAAAAAAACTCATATCGTTTCCCATTTTTTTAtgagaaaacttccaatctattaattatcaatcatgatagtacaacgaATACTAGAAATAAA
Above is a window of Triticum dicoccoides isolate Atlit2015 ecotype Zavitan chromosome 5B, WEW_v2.0, whole genome shotgun sequence DNA encoding:
- the LOC119312690 gene encoding uncharacterized protein LOC119312690, with product MKPPHFTGEAAAGASWAHEVKQALRDKLRWAPAAGTTGTGGHGAARPPAASSAVTAEPAAQPAHGGADCRGLAAAEDPIRRVMFLAPWGHT